The Halobacterium sp. CBA1132 genome has a segment encoding these proteins:
- a CDS encoding TRAM domain-containing protein: protein MDYVVVAAGVGAVVLALGVVALWLRLSSTSESQRAHEAAQEREPPVELGETYEFGITEFTDHHSGERVAVGKVEGFVLFTEDIPERLSEGDVIRATVTSFNREQTSADAIFEGTA, encoded by the coding sequence ATGGACTACGTGGTAGTCGCCGCCGGCGTCGGCGCAGTCGTCCTCGCGCTCGGCGTGGTGGCGCTCTGGCTGCGGTTGTCCAGCACCAGTGAGTCACAGCGCGCCCACGAGGCCGCGCAGGAACGCGAACCACCCGTCGAACTCGGGGAAACGTACGAGTTCGGTATCACGGAGTTCACGGACCACCACTCCGGCGAGCGCGTCGCCGTCGGCAAAGTCGAGGGGTTCGTGCTGTTCACCGAGGACATCCCCGAGCGACTCTCCGAGGGCGACGTCATTCGCGCGACCGTGACGTCGTTCAACCGCGAGCAGACGTCCGCGGACGCGATCTTCGAGGGGACGGCCTGA
- a CDS encoding nucleotide sugar dehydrogenase has translation MSSVVGFLPDLKGRGTLLVPPVNVDIDQDTVDTINDGRAPIHEPGLEERIAEHAGDRLRATTDYDAVRETDVTFLALPTPSEEDGRIDTSIMQAGAESLGEALAGKDDHVVVVKSTVVPGTTEDVVAPALERGGFDGATLAMNPEFLRMGTAVEDFLNPDKVVYGATDEAAYDVLHDVYEPLVDAADGDPAVVETGLREAEMIKYANNGFLAAKVSLINDIGNICKEFGVDAYEVADAIAHDDRISGQFLRSGVGWGGSCLTGDQQILAKDEDGTKQLTLADFFEQYVSGETVEDVSVLSRTESGEFEFKPVLAATRRQYDGQLHTVRTKMNKSVTVTHDHPMVTLDGHEQVVREAAALDEGDELPVMMGLPSDPVESFDLIDLVESSSAFENDSVYVKPEFELETVKDDVYEVLREYNRQFDYHKVHDLVQSNYLPLDVFLDHEDELPVDRTEVGLYTTRGGGQTYVPAVLPVDEDFWRFVGYYLSEGHINDDTSGHGSTTRRRVCLSFHPSDEAAYVDDAESYYEDLGIRYRTETQETSTQIEVSSRIFAEFIEWLGCGTGSYSAAVPDEAYRATDDQRIALLAGLFRGDGHVHYPSHSNAVVYDYGSVSEDLINGMQFLLHSVGIVPSYKTSESAKSTRPAHFLRVSSKHQVDALKEMFLDDERDRIETRLSDTQDIAPTGHTADGGFTTVPVREVTVEDADTDVYSLEVADTHTFVTTDGLVVHNCFPKDTAAIRAAARDEGYEPLMLDAATEVNDRQPERLLSLLDDHVDVDGERVAVLGLSFKPGTDDIRNSRAVPVIDGLQARGADVVAYDPVAAEKMAEKRPDVEYTDSAGAALDGASGAVFVTDWDEFAALDEEFDGMAEPVVVDGRRIVERRDGITYEGLTW, from the coding sequence GTGTCATCGGTTGTCGGCTTCCTCCCCGACCTCAAGGGTCGGGGCACCCTCCTCGTACCGCCTGTGAACGTCGACATCGACCAGGACACCGTCGACACCATCAACGACGGCCGCGCGCCGATTCACGAGCCCGGGCTCGAGGAGCGCATCGCCGAGCACGCGGGCGACCGGCTGCGCGCGACGACGGACTACGACGCGGTACGCGAGACGGACGTGACCTTCCTCGCGCTCCCAACACCATCCGAGGAAGACGGCCGCATCGACACCTCGATTATGCAGGCTGGCGCCGAGTCGCTCGGCGAGGCGCTCGCCGGTAAGGACGACCACGTCGTCGTCGTGAAGAGCACGGTCGTTCCCGGCACGACCGAGGACGTGGTCGCGCCCGCGCTCGAACGCGGTGGCTTCGACGGTGCGACGCTCGCGATGAATCCCGAGTTCCTCCGCATGGGGACCGCCGTCGAGGACTTCCTGAACCCGGACAAGGTCGTCTACGGCGCGACCGACGAGGCCGCCTACGACGTGCTCCACGACGTCTACGAGCCGCTCGTCGACGCCGCCGACGGCGACCCCGCGGTCGTCGAGACGGGACTCCGGGAGGCCGAGATGATCAAGTACGCGAACAACGGCTTCCTCGCGGCGAAAGTCAGCCTCATCAACGACATCGGGAACATCTGCAAGGAGTTCGGCGTCGACGCCTACGAGGTCGCCGACGCCATCGCGCACGACGACCGCATCAGCGGCCAGTTCCTCCGTTCCGGGGTGGGGTGGGGCGGGAGCTGTCTCACAGGCGACCAGCAGATTCTCGCCAAGGACGAAGACGGCACAAAGCAGCTGACGCTCGCCGACTTCTTTGAGCAGTACGTGTCCGGCGAGACAGTCGAGGACGTATCGGTTCTGAGTCGGACCGAAAGCGGCGAGTTCGAGTTCAAGCCGGTGCTTGCTGCGACGCGGCGGCAGTACGACGGCCAACTCCACACGGTCCGGACGAAGATGAACAAGTCGGTGACGGTGACCCACGACCATCCGATGGTCACGCTGGACGGCCACGAACAGGTTGTCCGCGAGGCAGCTGCACTCGACGAGGGCGACGAACTCCCCGTCATGATGGGGCTGCCGAGCGATCCGGTCGAATCGTTCGACCTCATCGACCTCGTGGAGTCGTCATCGGCCTTCGAGAACGACTCCGTCTACGTGAAACCGGAGTTCGAGCTGGAGACCGTCAAAGACGACGTCTACGAAGTCCTCAGGGAGTACAACCGGCAGTTCGACTATCACAAAGTGCACGACCTCGTTCAATCGAACTACCTGCCGCTCGACGTGTTCCTCGACCACGAGGACGAACTGCCCGTCGACCGGACCGAGGTCGGGCTGTACACGACACGCGGTGGCGGCCAGACCTACGTGCCCGCTGTTCTCCCGGTTGACGAGGACTTCTGGCGGTTCGTCGGCTACTATCTCAGCGAAGGCCACATCAACGACGACACCTCGGGACACGGGTCGACCACGCGACGGCGAGTATGCCTGAGTTTCCACCCCTCTGATGAGGCAGCGTACGTCGACGACGCCGAATCCTACTACGAAGACCTGGGAATCCGGTACCGGACAGAGACTCAGGAGACATCGACCCAAATCGAAGTGTCGAGCCGGATTTTCGCCGAGTTCATCGAGTGGCTCGGCTGTGGGACGGGATCGTACTCGGCTGCAGTCCCGGACGAAGCCTACCGCGCGACCGACGACCAGCGAATCGCGCTCCTCGCGGGCCTGTTCCGGGGCGACGGCCACGTTCACTACCCGAGCCACTCGAACGCGGTCGTCTACGACTACGGGTCGGTCAGTGAGGACCTCATCAACGGCATGCAGTTCCTCCTCCACAGCGTCGGCATCGTCCCGAGTTACAAGACGTCCGAGTCGGCCAAATCGACTCGGCCCGCACACTTCCTCCGAGTGAGTTCGAAACACCAGGTTGACGCACTCAAAGAGATGTTCCTCGACGACGAGCGCGACCGAATCGAGACGCGCCTCAGCGACACCCAGGACATCGCGCCAACTGGTCATACGGCCGATGGTGGGTTCACTACCGTCCCAGTCCGTGAGGTGACCGTCGAGGACGCGGACACAGACGTGTACTCGCTGGAAGTCGCAGACACGCACACGTTCGTCACCACGGACGGGCTCGTCGTCCACAACTGCTTCCCGAAAGACACCGCCGCAATCCGCGCAGCGGCCCGCGACGAAGGCTACGAGCCGCTGATGCTCGACGCCGCAACCGAGGTCAACGACCGCCAGCCGGAGCGCCTCCTCTCGCTGCTCGACGACCACGTCGACGTCGATGGCGAGCGCGTCGCCGTGCTCGGTCTCTCGTTCAAACCCGGCACCGACGACATCCGGAACTCCCGCGCCGTCCCCGTCATCGACGGCCTCCAAGCCCGGGGCGCGGACGTCGTCGCCTACGACCCGGTGGCAGCCGAGAAGATGGCGGAGAAGCGCCCCGATGTCGAATATACAGACAGTGCGGGAGCCGCGCTCGACGGCGCGTCCGGCGCCGTGTTCGTCACGGACTGGGACGAGTTCGCCGCGCTGGACGAGGAGTTCGACGGGATGGCCGAACCCGTGGTCGTCGACGGCCGGCGCATCGTCGAGCGCCGCGACGGCATCACGTACGAAGGACTGACGTGGTAG
- a CDS encoding glycosyltransferase: protein MNALAVAALALLTVTAAPYVGYLALYAWIRPSGSPADKQAWEPSVSIVLPTYNEEKIVETKLDDVLELDYPMEKVELVAVDSSTDDTREIIREYFAGLDAPELVLLEEDERRGLAPALNDAYAAASNEMVVKTDCDSKLPPDVLREAAANLADDNVAAVTGRNVEVLGGSEVESGYRGVQSHIQQLESHLDSTLIFHGPFSAFENDALLPIDPNSLADDTELALKIRRQGGRVIFDPAVQYMEASFSDFVKRRKQKDRRGMGLIRLLVQHRDALGKYGKYGKVVLPFNWWFMIVSPWLLAVTLVVGMGAALSLFGAGGLVLPAAVAAFAYLGQKDVLGPVQALYSIFDTQVSLLRASVELLVGDSDGTWDVDAELREAFE, encoded by the coding sequence ATGAACGCACTCGCGGTGGCCGCGCTCGCGCTCCTCACGGTGACGGCCGCACCCTACGTCGGCTATCTCGCGCTCTACGCGTGGATTCGGCCGTCGGGGTCGCCGGCGGACAAGCAGGCGTGGGAGCCCTCGGTCAGCATCGTCCTCCCGACGTACAACGAGGAGAAGATCGTCGAGACGAAACTCGACGATGTCCTCGAACTCGACTATCCGATGGAGAAGGTGGAGCTGGTGGCCGTCGACTCCTCGACGGACGACACGCGGGAGATTATCCGTGAGTACTTCGCGGGGTTGGACGCGCCGGAGCTCGTGTTGCTCGAAGAGGACGAGCGTCGCGGACTCGCGCCCGCGCTCAACGATGCCTACGCGGCGGCGTCGAACGAGATGGTCGTGAAGACGGACTGCGACTCGAAGCTCCCGCCGGACGTGCTCCGGGAGGCCGCCGCGAACCTCGCGGACGACAATGTCGCGGCCGTGACCGGGCGGAACGTCGAAGTGCTAGGTGGCAGTGAGGTGGAGTCTGGATATCGCGGCGTACAGTCGCACATCCAGCAGTTGGAGTCGCACCTCGACTCGACGCTCATCTTCCACGGGCCGTTCTCCGCGTTCGAGAACGACGCACTGTTGCCGATCGACCCGAACTCACTGGCCGACGATACTGAATTGGCGTTGAAGATTCGCCGGCAGGGCGGCCGCGTGATTTTCGACCCTGCCGTGCAGTACATGGAAGCCAGCTTCTCGGACTTCGTGAAGCGCCGCAAGCAGAAAGATCGGCGAGGTATGGGCTTGATTCGGTTGTTGGTGCAGCACCGAGACGCGCTGGGGAAGTATGGAAAGTACGGGAAGGTCGTGCTCCCGTTCAACTGGTGGTTCATGATTGTCTCGCCGTGGTTGCTGGCTGTAACGCTCGTCGTCGGAATGGGGGCAGCACTCTCGCTGTTCGGAGCAGGTGGGCTAGTGTTGCCTGCTGCGGTTGCGGCGTTCGCGTATCTCGGTCAGAAAGACGTGCTCGGCCCAGTGCAGGCACTGTACTCGATCTTCGACACGCAGGTGTCGCTGCTGCGGGCGAGCGTGGAGTTGCTGGTTGGGGATTCCGACGGGACGTGGGACGTGGACGCCGAGTTGCGAGAGGCGTTCGAATGA
- a CDS encoding DUF5799 family protein — MTDNWEDMVVGARMAVDTEFTDRVRGSSLSNSQWGLVMTAVEFDIENADDPENARIVADTSKLEHVLPEMQNVDEQSAMGGGGAQSNSGGGVVGGIKDALGLGSDDDDHEELAAESRDLADQYAEALQSHLESNGKWADVRCAADDD, encoded by the coding sequence ATGACCGACAACTGGGAGGACATGGTGGTCGGCGCGCGCATGGCCGTCGACACCGAGTTCACGGACCGAGTACGCGGCTCCTCGCTGTCGAACTCGCAGTGGGGCCTCGTGATGACTGCCGTCGAGTTCGACATCGAGAATGCCGACGACCCCGAGAACGCCCGCATCGTCGCGGACACGTCGAAGCTCGAGCACGTGCTCCCGGAGATGCAGAACGTCGACGAACAGTCGGCGATGGGCGGCGGTGGCGCCCAGTCGAACAGCGGAGGCGGCGTCGTCGGCGGGATTAAGGACGCGCTCGGCCTCGGCAGCGACGACGACGACCACGAGGAACTCGCGGCCGAATCCAGAGACCTCGCCGACCAGTACGCCGAAGCGCTCCAGTCGCACCTCGAATCGAACGGCAAGTGGGCAGACGTTCGGTGCGCCGCGGACGACGACTGA
- the aglJ gene encoding S-layer glycoprotein N-glycosyltransferase AglJ → MTDYEDVCALVPTRNEAKTIGDVVDGLYDVGIGHVLVVDGHSEDDTRDIAREHDAEVIEQSGSGKGQAVREGVEHIDEPYVLLLDGDATNPPKQAPRLLDPLVSGDADHVIGDRTADMQPGAMTKLNQIGNRLINRAFHRIHGEDYGDILSGYRAFTRESFEEMFLSAEGFGIETEMAVECARHNIPVDVVPTTYRARPEGSETNLNPISDGARIIFTLYSLAKTSNPLFYFGSVGAVFGTAGVALATYVGYDWFVKGISHEALTMVAGVLLLLGVQLVMFGVVSDIMVSLHREQRQRIDRLREDA, encoded by the coding sequence ATGACCGACTACGAGGACGTGTGTGCGCTCGTTCCGACGCGGAACGAGGCGAAGACCATCGGCGACGTCGTGGACGGGCTGTACGACGTCGGCATCGGCCACGTTCTCGTCGTCGACGGCCACTCCGAGGACGACACCCGCGACATCGCGCGCGAGCACGACGCGGAAGTCATCGAACAATCCGGGTCCGGCAAGGGTCAGGCCGTCCGCGAGGGCGTCGAGCACATCGACGAGCCGTACGTCCTCCTGCTCGACGGCGACGCCACCAACCCACCAAAGCAAGCCCCGCGCCTCCTCGATCCGCTCGTCTCTGGAGATGCCGACCACGTAATCGGCGACCGTACGGCGGACATGCAGCCGGGCGCGATGACGAAGCTCAACCAGATCGGCAACCGGCTCATCAACCGCGCGTTCCACCGCATCCACGGCGAGGACTACGGCGACATCCTCTCGGGCTACCGTGCGTTCACCCGCGAATCCTTCGAGGAGATGTTCCTCTCCGCAGAGGGCTTCGGCATCGAGACCGAGATGGCCGTCGAGTGCGCGCGCCACAACATCCCCGTCGACGTCGTCCCCACGACGTACCGTGCTCGTCCGGAGGGTTCGGAGACGAATCTCAACCCGATTTCAGATGGTGCGCGCATCATCTTCACGCTGTACAGCCTCGCGAAGACCTCCAACCCTCTCTTCTACTTCGGGAGCGTCGGCGCCGTCTTCGGCACCGCCGGCGTCGCACTCGCGACCTACGTGGGCTACGACTGGTTCGTGAAGGGCATCTCCCACGAGGCGCTCACAATGGTCGCCGGCGTCCTCCTCCTGCTGGGCGTCCAACTGGTGATGTTCGGTGTGGTCTCGGACATCATGGTCTCGCTGCACCGCGAGCAGCGCCAGCGCATCGACCGCCTCAGGGAGGACGCCTAA
- a CDS encoding RNA-guided endonuclease TnpB family protein, with the protein MEYRRTAVIKLDTSEGGDDSLRETVEQFKHCANTASEWCWHGDDGYHVTSKAKAERALYDRLRDETDLTANLVQKGIRRAVEAVKSGVSRLKRGENTSQPHFSADSAVYDKRSATFHRDHVSLSTVDGRVECDYILPDDSETPPTKYVSDEDFEFRMAHLQYRDDDWYLHASMRKAEADKESSESESKHRTVLGVDLGVNNLAVASTGRFWSADEFNHWRREYEKRRASLQQCGSRHAHENIESVGQKESGRFEIHLHAVANELIEEAVENDCSHIVFEDLTHIRENIPEATWQHVWAFRRLSEYVEYKAKEHGIEAVQVDPRNTSKRCSTCGFTHDDNRSGESFECQQCGYENHADYNAAKNIGLQYLRRRQNADDGGAPVDVRLNRGTLNVSGEYVPPASTEA; encoded by the coding sequence GTGGAGTATCGTCGTACCGCCGTTATCAAACTCGACACTTCCGAAGGAGGCGACGATTCCCTTCGAGAGACTGTCGAGCAGTTCAAACACTGCGCCAACACCGCAAGCGAATGGTGCTGGCACGGCGACGACGGCTACCACGTCACCTCGAAAGCCAAAGCCGAACGCGCCCTCTACGACCGACTCCGCGACGAAACTGACCTTACCGCGAATCTCGTCCAGAAAGGGATTCGACGGGCGGTGGAAGCCGTCAAAAGCGGAGTCTCGCGCCTCAAACGTGGTGAGAACACGTCACAACCGCACTTTTCTGCCGATAGCGCGGTCTACGACAAGCGGAGCGCGACGTTCCACCGCGACCACGTTTCTCTTTCGACCGTAGACGGGCGCGTTGAGTGCGATTACATCCTCCCCGACGACTCGGAGACGCCGCCAACCAAGTACGTCTCCGACGAGGATTTCGAGTTTCGGATGGCGCACCTGCAGTACCGCGACGATGACTGGTATCTCCACGCTTCGATGCGAAAGGCCGAAGCAGACAAGGAATCGTCTGAATCCGAGTCCAAGCACAGAACAGTCCTTGGAGTGGATTTAGGCGTGAACAACCTCGCCGTTGCTTCAACAGGGCGATTTTGGTCGGCAGACGAGTTCAATCACTGGCGTCGAGAGTACGAGAAACGACGAGCCTCGCTCCAGCAGTGTGGGTCTCGACACGCACACGAGAACATCGAGAGTGTTGGGCAGAAAGAGTCTGGCCGGTTCGAGATACACCTGCACGCGGTGGCGAACGAACTTATCGAGGAGGCCGTTGAAAACGACTGTTCGCACATCGTGTTTGAGGATTTGACCCATATTCGGGAGAACATTCCCGAAGCGACGTGGCAACACGTCTGGGCGTTCCGACGCCTCTCCGAGTACGTCGAATACAAGGCCAAAGAACACGGTATCGAAGCCGTGCAGGTTGACCCGCGTAACACGTCGAAGCGGTGTTCGACGTGTGGGTTTACCCACGACGACAATCGGTCGGGAGAGTCGTTCGAGTGCCAGCAGTGCGGGTATGAGAACCACGCCGACTACAACGCTGCGAAGAATATCGGTTTGCAGTATCTCCGTCGTCGGCAAAACGCAGACGACGGAGGCGCACCCGTAGACGTGCGCTTGAATCGCGGGACGCTGAACGTGAGCGGGGAGTACGTCCCCCCTGCCTCTACCGAGGCATAG
- a CDS encoding IS6 family transposase: MAEITRLSGCSDWIELDFVERERTPSELMQLGIRLHLAGLSLSNTIKELEKFGVQRSRKAVHDWVQKADLQPASNASPDQIAVDETVIRIDGQQYWLYAAINPASNRFLHIRLFPTTTTALTERFLQELREKHDVEDAVFLVDHAQHLKTALQRVGLRFQTVRHGNRNAVERVFREIKRRTSSFSNSFSHVEPTTAESWLQAFAVWWNSLN, from the coding sequence ATGGCTGAAATCACTCGCCTCAGTGGCTGTAGCGACTGGATCGAGTTAGATTTTGTGGAGCGAGAGCGGACACCGAGCGAGCTGATGCAGCTTGGTATTCGACTTCATTTGGCTGGTCTCTCACTTTCGAATACAATAAAAGAACTTGAGAAGTTCGGTGTCCAACGCTCGCGAAAAGCGGTCCATGATTGGGTACAGAAAGCTGATCTACAGCCCGCCAGCAACGCTAGTCCGGATCAGATTGCGGTTGACGAAACGGTGATCCGCATCGACGGCCAGCAGTACTGGCTGTACGCTGCCATCAATCCAGCCTCGAACAGATTCCTGCATATACGGCTGTTTCCGACGACAACAACGGCGTTGACTGAACGATTTCTGCAGGAATTACGCGAGAAACACGACGTCGAAGATGCCGTGTTTCTAGTTGATCACGCCCAGCACCTCAAAACAGCACTCCAGCGAGTCGGGCTCCGATTCCAAACCGTTCGTCATGGGAATCGGAATGCTGTCGAACGTGTTTTTAGAGAGATAAAACGACGGACTTCCTCGTTCAGTAATAGTTTCAGCCACGTCGAGCCAACAACAGCGGAATCGTGGTTGCAAGCCTTCGCCGTCTGGTGGAACTCGCTAAACTAA
- a CDS encoding DUF5779 family protein, translating to MSDGFNLDLRNAEEEIDVPESFDGSVVLGVLDGTTPDGDWLAEINDGNVLLLAVDGDLNDLAAGFAGDVKDAGGTLMHFREFLVVAPPGVGVDAERL from the coding sequence ATGTCTGACGGGTTCAACCTCGACCTGCGGAACGCCGAGGAGGAGATCGACGTCCCCGAGTCCTTCGACGGGAGCGTCGTCCTCGGCGTCCTCGACGGCACGACGCCGGACGGCGACTGGCTCGCAGAAATCAACGACGGCAACGTTCTCTTGCTGGCCGTCGACGGCGACCTCAACGACCTCGCCGCCGGGTTCGCGGGCGACGTCAAGGACGCCGGCGGGACGCTCATGCACTTCCGGGAGTTCCTCGTCGTCGCGCCCCCCGGCGTCGGCGTGGACGCTGAACGACTGTAG